From Desulfobulbaceae bacterium:
GTCCCAGCTTTGCGGACATCTGCTGGGGCCAGATTAACTGTAATCCGGTGAGGTGGGAACTCATACCCACTATTTTTGATCGCGGCTTTCACCCGATCCTTGCTTTCACGCACAGCCGCCTCAGGCAAGCCAACAGTAGCAAAGGCTGGCAGCCCAAAGGCGATATCGACCTCCACCTCTACCAGCAGCCCATCTACCCCCTCAACTGTGGCGCTGTGAACTTGTGATAACACCTTATACGTGCCCCGAATCCCGCACAAAGGCAACTGTCTCTTTAATAACTCTCACTAAACGTTGCCGGCTTTCTCCGGCATCAGACAAATCGCCATTTACAGCGTATGCGCTCAACTCTGCTGTTGCCTCAATAATATACCGGGCTTGTAAGGTGCCAGCGCTTCCTTTTATCTTATGACACAACTTTCGAACTATTTCAGGATCGCCACCGGCAAAGGCCTTATCAAGCTCTTCGACCCAAAGCGGCGCCTGTTCCAGCAACAATTGCAAGAGTCGACGAAATAGAGAGTCATAGCCCGACACATGTTGCCGT
This genomic window contains:
- a CDS encoding Hpt domain-containing protein; the encoded protein is MKIEPVTFIDFEELRQHVSGYDSLFRRLLQLLLEQAPLWVEELDKAFAGGDPEIVRKLCHKIKGSAGTLQARYIIEATAELSAYAVNGDLSDAGESRQRLVRVIKETVAFVRDSGHV